Below is a genomic region from Rhodohalobacter sp. 614A.
CAGTTAGTGGATAATAGTAGCTGTAGACTCATCATTTGATCGTCAGATTCAAAAACTTATTTTTTTTATGTGTTTTTGTTTTCAGGTTTTTGAACAACAAACCACCAACAATGCACAACATCCAATAAATTTAAAAAGATTGCTATCTTACTCTCTCGCTACTAATCATTCAAATGTTTATCTATGAACCACACAGCCATATATCCCGGTTCTTTTGATCCGCTTACAAACGGACATCTCGACATCCTCAAACGGGGCGTTCAAATGTTCGACAAAGTGATTGTAACCGTGGCCGTAAACAACAAGAAAAAGGCTGTATTTACAGGACAGGAGCGCGTTGAACTGATTAAAGAGGCCATAAAAGGCAAAGATTGGGCTGATAAAGTTGAGGTGGAACAATTTACCGGACTGTTGATTGATTATGCCCGGAAAAAAGAGGTCAATGTTCTTCTACGCGGCGTCCGCCAGATTTCTGATTTTGAATACGAATTCAGAATGGCGCTCACAAATCGCCGGCTCGCTCCCGAAATTGATACGCTTTTCCTGATGCCTGATGAGCAACTTACCTTTATTTCGGCCACTATTGTTAAAGAAGTTGCCGAATGGAATGGAGATTTGAGCAGCTTTGTGCCAGACCATGTGGCGAAGGCTTTGAGAGAGAAGTACGGTCATTGAGAATTAAAGACCTTCTGAAATAACGTGCGTTAAAGATAAAAAGACTCACATTAAGATAGCTCATCCAACAACCGCTTTACCTGTAAATCCCCAAATCCGTAGATGCTTTCCCTCTTGTTGAATTCTCTGAAGATGGTTCCAAAATCATCGGTTTTCAGCTCTTCTCGGATTTCAATCAGAGATTCTGTAGGTCTGCCATGATTGCCATTTGAAGGAATTCTATCGATGTGAGCCTGAATCGCCGGAAGGAGAAATGGAAGATCATTTTCCAATTCTTTGCCGATTTCCAACATCTCATCCGTTTTTTCCAACTGATACAGTTCCCAAAGTGCTGCAAGTTTCTCAATTTGGGTGAGCTTCCTCTTGTTTTCAAAAATGCCCAATAATTCAGCTTCGTTTAATCCTCCGAAGCCGAACCGGGTATGTATCTCCGGCCTGACAAGATAGATGGAATACTCCTTTGAAGGATCTCTCAGCAAGCTACACACAAACCAAAAATTCACCTGGCAAAACAGGTCATCTTCAAACCATAGATTAATTTCTGCACCGTGTGGAAGGTTAGAGATTTTTTCAAATTCAGATGCTGTTTTCGGATAGTAATCTTCTTTTGTAAATCCTTCATAGTTCTCCGAAATGAACCGAGAACGGGTTTCGAAAAGATTCTCCAAAGAATCTCCGTCTACAGGTCCATCCACCAAACATTCTCGAGCCACAATGATTTCACCCGGAATTTGTCTGGGAAATTGTTCTTTGAGAGCATCTCCATTTAAAATGTGGTATTGAGTGATCATAAAATTGAAAATGAATGAAGTCAAACTCAAAATATAATGGAATTCATATTAGAAAATGCTGAATTCCGTAAATCCTTTTGGTAACTTTCAGATTGGTAAATTTCGGAAAAATCTTAAAATCAATAAAATGATCTCAAAAAGAGCTCAAAACGTATCACCATCACAAACCATGAAAGTCTCGGGCAGGGCGAAAGAACTTGCACGGGAAGGAAAGTCTATCATCTCATTAAGCGCCGGCGAACCGGATTTTAAAACACCGGCTCACATTTGCAACGCGGCTATTGATGCCATCACCGAAGGATTTCACGGCTACACGATGAATACCGGTATGCCCGAATTACGGGAAGCGATCAGTGAAAAACTAAAACGGGAAAATCGCATTGACATCCCGCCATCACAAATTGTACTCTCAAACGGCGCAAAGCAGTCCGTAGGATTTACCCTGCTGGCAACGATTGATAAAGGAGATGAAGTGATTATTCCGGCTCCATATTGGGTTTCTTATCCCGAGATGGTGAAACTGGCTGAAGGCGATCCGGTAATTGTAAACACACAATTTTCCAATAATTACAAGCTGACAGCCGAGCAGCTTGAAGAAGCTCTGACCGATAAAACCAAAGCAATCATTCTGTGCTCGCCATCGAACCCAACGGGCTCATGCTACACCCGCAACGAGCTAAAAGAGCTGGCTTCTGTTTTGGATGAATATCCCGATGTGATCATTCTTTCGGATGAGATCTACGAATATATCGTTTTTGAGGGCGAGCATGTGAGCATACTAAATGCAGCTCCTCATCTCAAAGACCGCACTGTGGTGATCAATGGATTTTCGAAAGGGTTTGCCATGACCGGCTGGCGACTCGGTTATATGGCAGGGCCAAAACCCATTGCCGATGCCGTTGCAAAAATCCAAAGCCAGGAAACCTCGGCCCCATCTTCCATTTCCCAAAAAGCGGGACTTGCCGCATATACCGGCACCATGAAGCCCGTTGAGGATATGAAAGCAGCTTTTAAAAAACGTCGTGATTATATTGTACAGGCATTGCAGGCTATTGAAGGTGTTGAATGCTTTACGCCATCCGGCGCTTTTTATGTGTTTCCTGATGTTCACGTTTTCCTGGGCAAATCAACCCCGGACGGAAACGTAATTGAAACCACAACCGATCTGGCAATCTACCTGCTTGAAGAGTTTGGAGTGGCTACTGTACCCGGTGATGCATTTGGCGAACCGAGTGGGTTACGCCTCAGTTATGCCGCCTCCATGGACGATCTTGAGGAAGCGATGGTCAGAATCAGCAAGGGGTTGTCCTCTTTATCATAACGTTGCTATCTTTGTGGGTAACTTTTTTCTAAATACATCTGTCAGGATGGTAATAAAATAAGGTTTGGCACATTTTATGCTTAGAGTGTGACGTAACTACTCAATAAGACAATTTTTAATTATGCCAACATACGAATACAAACGTGAAGACGGATCCGTGTTTGAAATCACACAAAGCATCAACGACGATCCTCTTGAAACATGTCCAACCACAGGCCAGCCAGTAAAACGCATCATCTCCGGCGGCGGCGGTGTAGTCTACAAAGGCACAGGCTGGTACGTAACGGATTACAAGAACGGTGCTCACAAAAACATCAACAATTCTGAACCAAAAACTTCAGGAAAAACTGATTCAACAGAATCTAAAGCGAAAGACTCCAAAGATTCCAAGGAGTAACAGTGGAACAAAACGATTCCCTAAAATCAGACACACACCAGCAAGCCATCGACCAGTTTGTACTTCTCTGGGGTGAGATGGCTTCTGCCTGGGGAATCAACAAAACGATGGCTCAGATTCACGCACTGCTCTATGCCGAGAGCGAACCGCTGGATACGGATGCGATCATGAAACAGTTGTCGATCAGCCGGGGAAATGCCAACATGAATCTCCGGAATCTGCTGCATTGGCAACTGGTTCAAAAAGTACATTATAAGGGTGAGCGGCGTGATTTTTATACGGCCGAAAAAGATGTTTGGAATATCGTGGCCATCCTGATCCGGGAACGTCATCAGCGCGAAATTGAGCCGATTAAAGACAATCTCACAAAAACTCTCGAATTTTTTGAGGAGGACAGTTCTGATGAACAAACCGAAGCCGAATTCAAGGAAAGGCTCGAAAATTTTATCGAATTCCTGGAAATGTTCGATCGGTTCACAAAAGCCTTACTTCCATACATCAACAAGAAAAACCTGACGTTTCTGAAGCACCTTGTAAAACTGGCCGAAGCCCATCAATCACTGAAGGGAAACAAGCCGGTTAAAGAGTGATCTTATGAGCAAGAGCCATCGAAAAATTGGCGATGAGGGAGAAGATATTGCCGTTGCTTATCTTGAAGCGAAAGGCTGGCACATTATTGACCGAAACTATTTTTTTGAGAAAGCCGAAGTTGATATTGTAGCCACGGACGGAACCTTTATCATTTTTGTAGAAGTAAAATTGCGGTCGGGTATTTTTTTCGGAAGGCCGGAAGAATTTGTCACCCCCGGAAAAGAAAAAAACATTAAGAAAGCAGCCGAAGCCTGGGTTTACGAACGAAAAATGGAAACGGCTATGGTACGCTTTGATATTATCGCCATTGTTCAAAAAAAGGGCGGGGAATCGGAAATTTCTCATTTTGAAGACGCCTTCAGGTAGCTCTTTATTGACGGTTCTATCACCATATATTATATGTATTGAGAAATTGTAGGAATTAAAATGGCTGCCAGACAACGGTTTACTTTTATCGAATACCTCCGGAGTGCACTATCCATTTTGCTGTTTTTTGTACTTCTTTTGATTTTTACGCCGGTCATCTTCGTACTTTTAATTCTCTCTTTTGGCAGGCTGACCAATTTTGTCATAGAACGAATTGCCCCGGCCATTGCTATTCCCGTATTACGAGTTGCCGGAATCAATTTCAGGATCAAAAAATATGTAGATCCTATTCCCGCTCCGGCTGTTTATATCGTTAATCATAGTTCCACTCTCGACCTTCTTACCATTCTTGCCCTCGGGCTTCCAAAAGCCCGTTTTGTAGCCAAATGGCAACTTCAGTACAATCCCATTTTTTTCGTATTGGGTCATCTTACGGGCCAGGTTTTTATCCGCCGCGAACATTCTGACAAAGCCGTGGAAACCCTGAAAAAGAATGTGGATCGAATCAAAAAAAATAATTTATCTATCATGCTGGCCCCGGAAGGTTCGAGGAAACACCGCGGTATTATTGGCCCATTTAAAAAAGGCCCTTTCCGGATGGCTATGGATTTGGGATATCCCATTGTGCCGATCTATTTTGAAGGCAACCGGGAATTAAGTACCGAGGATTTTTTAATCACTAAATCGGGAACATGCACCGCCCATATTCATCCAGCTATCGATACATCCGGATGGTCGATGGAAAAACTGGACATTCATATTTATGATATTCGCAATCTTTACCTGAAATGGGCCGGTGTAGAAAATGATGAGATTGTGTAAAGCAATCGCTCATTATTATTTTATTGCATACATTTAAAGCTAATTATCATCCATATATTCTAGTACCGTCTACCCATTGATCTAATTTTTTAGGACATGAAAATCTCAATAAACGAGAATAGCACTGCTGAATTTTCTGAACGTATTCAACTCAAATCAAAGAAGGGGATAACAACTTCGAATGCCGATTTTTTTGCGGCAAACCTGGGCTCACATGTGGAAGAAAATGAGACCCGTTTCCTGCTTTGGCATCCTAAAATCAAGGAAACCAAACAAGTATTCATTGACTTTTACCTGCCGGATATTGACCTACTATTCGACAAGCCGGAACAGCATACCACGATGACTTACTATCGGTTTGAAACAACGTGTGTGGATGATTTTTCTCTTGTTGTTATGAATAATCTGCCGGTTGGAAATCGAAATCATTTTGGTGCTTTTTACCAATTTATTTTCATGTCTGATGAGGGTGAAGAAACCATTGTTCGCGACCCCATGGCGTGGTCTATGCCGTACGGAATTAATGCCCCGGCTGAGGTTTATGATGTCAATTCTGTACTTTCTGCAAGAAAGGATAAAGAGTATTTTGAAAATCTTCGCAACAGTTTCAAGACAGAAGAAACCAACAGGGTTCAGCCATCCACAAATTTACTCGAAATTCATACCGGAACCGCCACAATGGATGGCACACTCGGCTCTCTTGCCAATCGCTATAAACAGATTGCAACAGCGCTTGGAAATGGCGAACAACTCTCTCCTGATGAAAAAAACCTGATTGGGTTCGACGGTATCGAATTAATGCCTGTGGATCCTGTGATTGAACATCCGGAGAGCACTGCTTTCTGGAGTACAATCCAGACTCCTGAAGAAAATGGCACTGAAATTACACTTCACATCCGCAAACCGAATGTTACAAATTGGGGATATGACATTGTTATTTTCGGATCGGCAGCGGTCAATCCGTCTATTCTTTCAACAGGCCGCCCGCATGAACTTCTTGACTTGATTGAAACTCTTCACAATTTCCCAAATGGACCTAAAAAGGTAGTTCTGGATGTGGTTTACGGACACGCTGACAATCAGTCCGTAGACTTATTGCCGGAAGAGTTTTTTGCCGGTCCCGGTATTTATGGGCAAAATGTAAATATCAAACATCCATTGGTTCGAGCCGCCATTCTCGAAATGCAGCGACGTAAAATGAACTGGGGATTCGACGGCATTCGTGTAGACAGTGCTCACGATTTTAAATACTATGTTGCCGAGTTTGACGAGGTTCATTATGACGATGAATTTCTGAAAGAGATGAGCGAAGTGGAACAAACCGTTGCGGGAGTTTCTTACAAGCCCTGGATGATTTTTGAAGACGGCCGGCCATGGCCCCGAACTGATTGGGAGCTGGCCTGCACCTATCGCGTGGTTACCGAAAAGCAGAAACATCCGTATCAATGGTCACCCATGATTTTTGCCTATAATACGCCTTATAATTACACGTATTGGGTATCAAAGTGGTGGCGCCTGAAAGAACAGTTTGAGTACGGAGACAAATGGATTACCGGGTACGCCAATCACGATACCATGCGGCGGGGCATCCAGGCAAACCCGGAAACGGTTAACATAAATTTTCTTCTGGGTAACTCCCTGAAGATGGTGATGATCAATGCCTATAACAATCCGTCAACCACACTGTTGATGAATGCTTTTTTGCCCGGGGTTCCGATGGATTTTGTTCAGGCGCTCGGCAATACGCCGTGGAGCTTTTTCAGAAATACGGATGCTAAATTTGCGATTAAAGTCGCAGCTGAAGATGCTTATTTCACCGAGTGGCAAATCACAGATATTGAATATCGTAATTCACGCTTCTTTAAAAAGTTGAAGAATCTCGGTTTCCGAAACCTCGAAGATCTGCGACGTTTTGCCAAGGCACTTCTGAGTTTTGTGAGAGTCACCGATTACGATCCTGAAAATATTGTTGACCTCATCAATCAAACCAAACCATCTTTTAAACCGGCTGAATGGTCGTTGGAAAAACTGAATGAGTACGCTGAATCCTGGATGACCGACATTCACGAATATTGCAATGCCGATATGCAGGCAGATTACATGGATGTGAAAAAGTCGGACTTTAATTTAAGTACCCGGGAGTACCGGCTTAAAAATGGCTGGTTGAATAACAGTTTTACATCAGCCGACTTCTTAAAATACAGGGAGCCTGTTGAAGGAGCCGTTATTTATTATGGACATCGGAAGAACCCTGAAACCGGAAAAGAGTTGATTTTTATCGCGAATATGGAAGGTCAGTCTCGGCAAATAACTCCTGTAAACCTTGACCTCCCAATAAACAACCCGAACGAGTGGGAAGTGGCTTTAGCAACGCCATCTGTTCGGGCTCGGAAAATTGATCAGCCTATTCGTTTATCTATTTCTCAGGGAATTCTTTTTGAAAAAAAAGTATAGGATAAGATCGTTTCTTTTTAATAAAGTATATGCAAAAATCTATTTTTCTCTGTAGAAATATATTTTTTTATTGGAAGCGTCTTTACCACTCTTAATCTTCACATTATTCTCTTGATTGTACTGATAAACCGCTGTTCTCATTGAATTTACACTTTTATCATTTGTATATGAAACTTCAACAGCCTGTCCACCTGGTTCCAGCTTATCCAAAGCATCCATAAGTGGCTTGAATTTGGAAGATCGCCTCTTGCTTGATTTAATTTGGGTTCTTTTCACAAACTTTATATTCATAACTAAACAATAACTTTACTTTTTTTAAGAACTTATTTAAGACTCGACAATATTAGATCATCTATTTCTTGAAAGGAAAAAAGAAAATAATATTTTCCTAAACCTATTTCAATCGTTGAAAATTAAAATTACCTCCATAAATATTATTCATGAATTTTTGATAGAAAAGTTGTATAAAATCCTGACTAATTAGCTACACCCGAACATAGTTCGTAACGGGTTATTCATTATTCTTACAAACACATACATTTTAATTTTAAAATTATAATATGCTTGAAACTACAAGACATAATTATAGATTAATTACTATTCTGATTTCAACGCTTGGAGCAGGAATTCCACTTTGGACAACAAACAGACGCCAAATTGACTTTGCTGACACCGAATTCCTCCTTACATGGGTTGGTATTGGGTTGTTGGCCTCACTGGTTGTTCGTTTTGTGGTAAACTTAAAAATACGTGATATGATTGGCTGTTTCTCTATTGGGTATGTTATAGCCGTTGTGCTTCATTTTGTGAGCTCCATACTTGTAGATAATTATGTACAGGCAAGGTTTGAACTCTCTTTATTACTTGCAATTCTTGTAGGGGCTCTTTCGGGATGGCTTGGATCCCTGATGTGGATGGGACTCAGGAAGAGTAATGGGAAAAAAGCATAAAAAATGCACAATCTCAGTCTCTGAAATTGTGCATTTCCAGATATATTTAGTGCGGCTTAATCCTTCACACATCTTAGCGGAGCACCTCCTGATTTCGCTCCGACATCCATCACACTGTCAGAGTTTGTAATCCATATCATTTCTCCATTTTCGCTATCTGCCTCTTCATTTGACCAATAAATAACCGAGCTGCCTCTTCCATTCAGATTACCAGAAGTAGTGATTACACCAGCACCATGAATTCTCAATAATGAATCAAAAGCATCTGAGAGATTTCCATGAGCCATTCCATCATCACTTTTCGGCGCAGAAAGAAAATCTGCCCATTCATCGCTGCCTGGTATATGCCACTTACTACCAAACGCCATCCGACATGGATCATTTTCTATATCCCAGTCGCTGTTCTTTTCCTCACCAATTGGCCAGCCACCCCCAGGTATACGGCTACTCCCATCATGATAATATCCCTGCCTTTTGTTAAACTGAAAAAACCATCCAGCGCGGCCGTCATCAGAATCGACCTCATTTTTTACAGCACCGGTAGAGCCAAGATTTCTCTCAATCCAAATTTTATCAACTCCGCCTTTCCATTGCGATTCTACTAGCCTGTAAGAACGCTCTTCAAACTGAGAATCTCCGCTTGGCGTAACACCATCGAGAAATCCATGTGAAACGTATCCCGCTACAAGCTCTACAGTTTCCCCAAAGGCTGTTCCGGCTTTGTTGATCGCATATGCCCTCGCATAGTAGGTACTTCCTTGTGTGAGGCCAGTTAGTTTACTTGTAAATGAGCCAAGGCCCTCTCCATCAGAAGCGCAGTCGTCAGTGGTATTTGGAAACTCATCGCCAGTTGACCAGCATACGCCCCGTTCCGTCACTTCCAAACCGCCATCATCATGAACCGTACCATCAATGAAAACGGAAGTTATACGCATGTCGCTCCATTCATTGGTTTCTACTTCAGCTCTTCCGCCAAAAATTGCAATGATATTCATATCACCTGTTACTGTTACGGTTTCAGGATTATTGTCGCCGGAAAGATCTCCTCCCCATTCTTTGAATACTGCCAGTTCATCAGGATCTGCTGTTATTTCAATTTCATCTCCATAGGAGTAGGAATCTTTAGACGGTTCAATATTTATACTTCCATTCCCTTCAGTTGCGAGATCAACATCATATTGGGCTTCAGTAAAGATGGCGGCCACACTCTTGTTGCCGTCGATGGTTATTTCTATTGGATTGTCGTCTCCATCCAGATCGCCCTCCCAATGCTCAAACTTCCAGCCGGCATCCGGTTCGGCCGTAAGTTCTACTATTGTATTCTTTTCATACGTTTTGGCCTTTCCTGTCACTTCCTGGCTCACACTTCCCTCGCCATCAATGGTTACATCAAGGTCAAAACTGTTGTCGGCAAAAACAGCGGTTACCGTTTTGTCGCCATCCATTGTGATCTCTTTGGGATTCTCGTTTCCATCCAGATCTCCTTCCCAGCGGACAAATCTCCATCCGGATTCGGGATTGGCCGTAAGCTCTATGGTGGATTCATAAGGATAACTTGTTTTTGAAGCCTCATCCACCAATTGCTGATCTATACTTCCCTGACCGGTTATTTCAACGGTTAATTCATATTCGCCTCTCTCAAATACGGCTGTTACTTCTTTTTCGCCATCAATAGTAATTTCAGTAGGATTTTCTGTGCCCTCGATATCTCCTTCCCATCTGGCGAACTGCCAGCCTTCCGCCGGATTTGCCGTCACTTTCACTACCGTTTCGTATTGATAATCTTTGGCTGGCTCTTCTACTATTTCTTCGGTTACATTTCCCTCTCCCTGAGATGTTACTGTGAGCGGATAATCTTTTCTTTCAAATACAGCGGTTACACTTTTTGCTTCATCCATCGCAAGGGTCTGTGGATTTTCATTCCCGGAAAGATCATCCCGCCACTCTACAAACACCCAGCCATCATCCGCTACAGCGTTCAATTCCACTTCTGTACCGATTTCATAATCAGTTTTTTTTGACTGGATGATATCCTCTTCAACTCGACCACCGCCATCGATAGTGATTTCCAGCGGGTATTGAAGTTTTTCAAAAACAGCTGTGAAAACCATATCGCTTTCTATGGTCACTACAATTGGATTTTCTGTTCCGCTAATATCTCCTTCCCATGACGAAAATATCCAAGTATCATTTGCCGCTGCTCTCACCTCAATATCAGTTCCTTCATCATATTCGCCAGTAATAGGAGTTACACTACCCGCTTCAGAAGGCGTTACAGATCCTTCAATAGAATAACGGTTTGATGAATTACTTGAACAGGAAATGCTGAATATTATCGCAAAAATTGAAAGAAGGGCACCATACCCAAATCGTGTAGCGGTTCTCATAATAGTCTTTATCTGATTTTGTATTTACACATGGTTATCTATATAACTATGCGTATTGGAAATCAGGAAGGGACCATTTTTTTGCGTTTGAGCTCTCTTGGGGTTCTTGAAAATGTATCTTAAAAAGAAAAGCGCCGGCCCGGGAAAACCAGGCAGGCGCTATTGGACAATAAGATTTGTAAAGAATTAAATGAAATTACCGCCCGCGATAACCTCCTCTGTCACCACCACCGCCGGAAACTCCTCCGAAGTTGTACCGAAAATTAAGCCTGAATGAACGTGTGGACCATTGGTAATTACTGTCGGTGTAGGAGTTAGGATTGATGATTTCTCCATCGTACTGACGCGAATTCAACAGGTCGCGAATGCTTAAAGAAATTGTAGCTTTTCGATTGAAAAACTCTTTTGAAAGACCGGAACTTACAAACATACTGCCGTCTTCACGGCCCTGGGTTGTCTGCTGAGAACTTGAATAATGAAGCTGACTTTGCAAATTCCAGCTTTCCAAAAATCTCCATCTAAGCCGCAAACGACCGGTAGCTCTGCCTGTTGAACTGCTATATACTTCATCCTGGTATTCTCCTTCACGATCTGACTGGAAAATATTCAGGCTGCCAGAAAGCTGAAAATTACTGAACAACTCTTGGTCGGCAGAAAATTCAACACCCCACGCATCTTCCGTTGCGAGGTTAATAGGACGAGTGGTCGTTATTCCCTGGCCATCGATGGTGGAAACCCGCTCAATCACTTCGGTTCTGTGGCGGTAGTAAAGGCTTGTGAGAAGTGAACCGGAACTCCAGTAACGCAGGTAACCCACTTCATAAGAATTGCCAAATTCCGGTTTTAATTCGGGATTTCCGACCCTTCGATTCCTCGTATCTGAAATTTCTGTAAACGGAAGCAGCATTCGGGACCATGGCCTGTCTATCCGGCGGCTGTAACTGACCTGAAAAGAATTTTTCTCGTTCAATGTGTAGGACAGGAAAACACTCGGAAAAAGATTCAGATAATCCTGATCGCTTCCTTCCCCTGTGCGATCAAGTTCTGTTTGAATACGGGTATTTTCTGCCCGCACTCCAACCTGGTAACTAAAATCTCCGGTTTCGCCCGCAAGAGTTGTATAAAGTGCATTTACGTTTTCAAAGTAGGTGAAATTATCACTGATGCCCAGGTTATTATCGGGCACAACCCATTGTCCGTTTTGCTGTTCTTCAATAGTATAATCGTTATCCATCCAGTCAAAATTTAAACGCATTCCGGCTTCAAGCCTGCCGTTGCTGCCGAGCGGCCTTTCATAATCAGTATCAAAACGCATCTCCTGGTAGGTCTCATCAGAAAAAGTACGCTGATTAAGCGGACTCCCATCACCCTCTTCAATCAGTTGGATAAGGTTTGAATTCTGATCTTGTTTTCCGAATTCAAAATCCGCATCGGCTGTGAGCCTGTGATCGGAACCTTCAAACCGGTTTTCGTATTGCAGGCGTACATCAAAATCATTCTCACGATTTTCTTCTACATCTTCGCGATTGGTTCGTTTTAAAATATCCCAGCTATCAAACACATTCCGATACACGCCCGGACTTCCGGGATCGTAATCGGTATAAATCACATCCGATTCCTCTTGTTCATTTTCAAGGCTGATTCGGGTTGAAACCGTCAACATCTGGCTGGACGGAAGGTAGAAATCGGCCCCAAGATTAGCGCTTCCTTCTTTTTGGGTTTCGTCGGATTCACTGGTCTCGCGATAGGCGTACGTTGTATCCCCGCTGAAACTTTGAAATGTACTTCCTGAACCGGGATCTTGTTCGTATTCAACCTCGAAATTCCCAAACCAGTTGATATTATTCCTGTGATAATTCAGATTGGCTCCCAGCCCGTGATCCTGCGGATAACCGGTATTTGCCTGGATACTTCCATTGAGGCCAAACCGAACATCATCCACAAGTTTAATATTAATAATCCCGCCGGTTCCCTCGGCAGAATATCTGGCTGAAGGATTGGTGATAATTTCCACTTCCTCAATTACATTCGACGGAAGACTGCTCAGGGCTTCAGTACCATTCCGAACCAGGCTGGATGGCCGCCCGTTAATTAAAATCTGTACGCCGGAATTTCCTCTCAGGGATACATTCCCTTCATAATCTACCGTGATGGACGGTACGTTATCGAGCACATCGAGAGCAGATCCCCCAAGGCTTGTGATATCCTGACCCACACTGAAGGAGCGGCTGTCAAAATTCATTCTCATGTACGAACGCTCTCCCTCCACAATCACTTCGTCCATCATCGCTTCTTCCGTTTGAAGCGCAATAGTTCCGAGATCAAGCGTTTCTCCGGCTGATAAATCAAGGTTTACCCGATGCATTCGGTAGGAGACATATGAAATACGCAAAACATAAGTACCGGGATCAATACTAATTGAAAAACGACCATTGCTATCACTCGAAGTCCCTGTTAAAATTTCTGTTTCTGCCTGGTCGAAAACGGCTATCGTTGCATTGGGAATGGAACTGCCGTCAATGTCTTCAACGATTCCTGTAATTTCAGCTTGACTCTCTCCTGATGATTGGGCCAGGATTGTACTTGTGCACCACCCGTAAATCCCGAGGAATACAATAACGTAAATGGTTAATTTTTTCATCAATCTAATGTCTGTATTTCTGATTTTCTCCCAAATTAAAACTTGATATTGCACAAATTTTGTATCAAATCTGAAGCAATTCTGAAGAATAGATCTTGTTTTACATCTTTTTATGATTCTTTGCTTCAGAAAAAAATCGACCAGAAACCTGAGAAAAGGTTTAGTTTTTATTTCAAACGGATTTCAATTCGGTGCCAATTATCAGAATATGTGTATACAATTGATAAATGGTTTTGATCAACAATTCGTTTGATGATAGAAAGGCCAAGTCCAATAGATTCAGAACTTTGTTCCGCTTTTCTGAATCTTTCGAACAGTTGATCGGGGTTTACCTCCGGATCTTCTCCGGTATTGGCAATGACCAGTTTTCTCTCCTCTAAATGGATACGGATTTTTCCGTTTTCCACATTGTGGCGAATGGCATTTTGAAAAAGATTCGTCCATAAAATATCCGCCAAAACCGGGTGCATGTT
It encodes:
- the coaD gene encoding pantetheine-phosphate adenylyltransferase, coding for MNHTAIYPGSFDPLTNGHLDILKRGVQMFDKVIVTVAVNNKKKAVFTGQERVELIKEAIKGKDWADKVEVEQFTGLLIDYARKKEVNVLLRGVRQISDFEYEFRMALTNRRLAPEIDTLFLMPDEQLTFISATIVKEVAEWNGDLSSFVPDHVAKALREKYGH
- a CDS encoding DUF1835 domain-containing protein; amino-acid sequence: MITQYHILNGDALKEQFPRQIPGEIIVARECLVDGPVDGDSLENLFETRSRFISENYEGFTKEDYYPKTASEFEKISNLPHGAEINLWFEDDLFCQVNFWFVCSLLRDPSKEYSIYLVRPEIHTRFGFGGLNEAELLGIFENKRKLTQIEKLAALWELYQLEKTDEMLEIGKELENDLPFLLPAIQAHIDRIPSNGNHGRPTESLIEIREELKTDDFGTIFREFNKRESIYGFGDLQVKRLLDELS
- a CDS encoding pyridoxal phosphate-dependent aminotransferase, whose product is MISKRAQNVSPSQTMKVSGRAKELAREGKSIISLSAGEPDFKTPAHICNAAIDAITEGFHGYTMNTGMPELREAISEKLKRENRIDIPPSQIVLSNGAKQSVGFTLLATIDKGDEVIIPAPYWVSYPEMVKLAEGDPVIVNTQFSNNYKLTAEQLEEALTDKTKAIILCSPSNPTGSCYTRNELKELASVLDEYPDVIILSDEIYEYIVFEGEHVSILNAAPHLKDRTVVINGFSKGFAMTGWRLGYMAGPKPIADAVAKIQSQETSAPSSISQKAGLAAYTGTMKPVEDMKAAFKKRRDYIVQALQAIEGVECFTPSGAFYVFPDVHVFLGKSTPDGNVIETTTDLAIYLLEEFGVATVPGDAFGEPSGLRLSYAASMDDLEEAMVRISKGLSSLS
- a CDS encoding FmdB family zinc ribbon protein → MPTYEYKREDGSVFEITQSINDDPLETCPTTGQPVKRIISGGGGVVYKGTGWYVTDYKNGAHKNINNSEPKTSGKTDSTESKAKDSKDSKE
- a CDS encoding GbsR/MarR family transcriptional regulator; amino-acid sequence: MEQNDSLKSDTHQQAIDQFVLLWGEMASAWGINKTMAQIHALLYAESEPLDTDAIMKQLSISRGNANMNLRNLLHWQLVQKVHYKGERRDFYTAEKDVWNIVAILIRERHQREIEPIKDNLTKTLEFFEEDSSDEQTEAEFKERLENFIEFLEMFDRFTKALLPYINKKNLTFLKHLVKLAEAHQSLKGNKPVKE
- a CDS encoding YraN family protein — translated: MSKSHRKIGDEGEDIAVAYLEAKGWHIIDRNYFFEKAEVDIVATDGTFIIFVEVKLRSGIFFGRPEEFVTPGKEKNIKKAAEAWVYERKMETAMVRFDIIAIVQKKGGESEISHFEDAFR
- a CDS encoding lysophospholipid acyltransferase family protein, giving the protein MAARQRFTFIEYLRSALSILLFFVLLLIFTPVIFVLLILSFGRLTNFVIERIAPAIAIPVLRVAGINFRIKKYVDPIPAPAVYIVNHSSTLDLLTILALGLPKARFVAKWQLQYNPIFFVLGHLTGQVFIRREHSDKAVETLKKNVDRIKKNNLSIMLAPEGSRKHRGIIGPFKKGPFRMAMDLGYPIVPIYFEGNRELSTEDFLITKSGTCTAHIHPAIDTSGWSMEKLDIHIYDIRNLYLKWAGVENDEIV